A window from Citrus sinensis cultivar Valencia sweet orange chromosome 3, DVS_A1.0, whole genome shotgun sequence encodes these proteins:
- the LOC102623334 gene encoding mitochondrial import inner membrane translocase subunit Tim13 encodes MDSFTSSASGAGSSQFSNEEFMDKLKLQLAQAYAQEFLETVTGKCFEKCITKPGSSLSGSESSCVSRCVDRYIEATGIIGRALFSAQR; translated from the exons ATGGATTCGTTTACATCTTCTGCGAGTGGAGCAGGATCGTCTCAGTTCTCAAATGAGGAGTTCATGGACAAGTTGAAGCTCCAGCTTGCTCAGGCTTATGCCCAGGAGTTTCTCGAG ACTGTAACAGGCAAGTGCTTTGAGAAGTGCATCACAAAACCAGGTTCAAGTCTGAGTGGCAGTGAGAGTAGTTGCGTCTCTCGGTGTGTGGATCGCTATATTGAGGCCACTGGCATCATTGGCAGAGCGCTCTTTAGTGCACAGCGCTGA
- the LOC102623636 gene encoding metal tolerance protein A2 isoform X1 produces the protein MLCVDLSGQMEVQNSEHSHVIDVCGDVAAVQTSLVGSKFCGEAPCGFSDSKTSSKDAEERSASMLKLLIVVVLCIIFMGVEVVGGMKANSLAVLTDAAHLLSDVAAFAISLFSIWASGWEATPRQSYGFFRIEILGALVSIQLIWLLAGILVYEAIVRLIHENGQVQGFLMFVVSAIGLAVNIAMAFFLGHDHGHGHNHGHDHSHGHDAKHHQHHHGGDFKHRDEHLHSHETDRTEPLLSTCSEEHKPKDGPKQKKQRNINVQGAYLHVLGDSIQSVGVMIGGAIIWYKPEWKIIDLICTLAFSAIVLGTTFRMLRNILEILMESTPREVDATRLEKGLCEMEEVVAIHELHIWAITVGKVLLACHVKIKPEADADMVLENVVDYIKREYNISHVTIQIERECRKS, from the coding sequence ATGGAAGTGCAAAACTCTGAACACTCGCATGTAATTGACGTATGTGGTGATGTGGCGGCTGTACAGACAAGCCTAGTGGGGAGCAAGTTTTGTGGAGAAGCACCTTGTGGATTTTCGGATTCTAAAACCAGTTCGAAAGATGCAGAGGAGCGTTCAGCATCCATGCTGAAGCTTTTGATTGTAGTTGTGCTCTGTATAATCTTTATGGGTGTAGAAGTTGTTGGAGGTATGAAGGCCAACAGCCTTGCTGTATTGACCGATGCAGCTCATCTCTTGTCGGATGTTGCAGCATTTGCAATATCGTTGTTCTCTATATGGGCTTCGGGGTGGGAGGCGACTCCACGTCAGTCTTATGGTTTCTTCAGGATTGAGATACTTGGTGCCCTTGTTTCCATTCAGTTGATATGGCTTCTCGCTGGAATCCTTGTGTACGAAGCTATTGTTAGACTTATTCATGAAAATGGCCAAGTTCAAGGATTTCTTATGTTTGTCGTTTCTGCAATTGGTTTAGCTGTTAATATCGCCATGGCATTCTTTCTGGGTCATGATCACGGTCATGGTCACAACCATGGACACGATCACAGTCATGGGCATGATGCTAAACATCATCAGCATCATCATGGGGGTGACTTCAAACACAGAGATGAGCATCTTCATTCCCATGAAACAGATCGCACTGAGCCTTTGCTAAGCACTTGTTCAGAAGAACATAAACCGAAGGATGGTCCGAAACAGAAGAAACAACGGAACATCAACGTGCAGGGGGCTTATCTACATGTACTTGGGGATTCCATTCAAAGTGTTGGGGTGATGATTGGCGGGGCAATCATATGGTATAAGCCTGAGTGGAAGATTATTGATTTGATATGCACCCTAGCTTTCTCTGCTATTGTGTTGGGCACAACATTCAGGATGTTGCGAAACATTTTAGAGATTCTGATGGAGAGCACACCTAGAGAGGTTGATGCCACGAGGCTTGAGAAGGGGCTTTGTGAGATGGAAGAGGTTGTTGCCATCCATGAACTGCACATTTGGGCTATAACAGTTGGGAAAGTGTTATTGGCCTGCCATGTCAAAATCAAGCCTGAAGCTGATGCTGACATGGTATTAGAAAATGTTGTAGACTATATTAAGAGAGAATACAACATCAGTCATGTGACTATTCAGATTGAGCGGGAGTGTAGAAAGAGTTGA
- the LOC102623636 gene encoding metal tolerance protein A2 isoform X3 produces MMEVQNSEHSHVIDVCGDVAAVQTSLVGSKFCGEAPCGFSDSKTSSKDAEERSASMLKLLIVVVLCIIFMGVEVVGGMKANSLAVLTDAAHLLSDVAAFAISLFSIWASGWEATPRQSYGFFRIEILGALVSIQLIWLLAGILVYEAIVRLIHENGQVQGFLMFVVSAIGLAVNIAMAFFLGHDHGHGHNHGHDHSHGHDAKHHQHHHGGDFKHRDEHLHSHETDRTEPLLSTCSEEHKPKDGPKQKKQRNINVQGAYLHVLGDSIQSVGVMIGGAIIWYKPEWKIIDLICTLAFSAIVLGTTFRMLRNILEILMESTPREVDATRLEKGLCEMEEVVAIHELHIWAITVGKVLLACHVKIKPEADADMVLENVVDYIKREYNISHVTIQIERECRKS; encoded by the coding sequence ATGGAAGTGCAAAACTCTGAACACTCGCATGTAATTGACGTATGTGGTGATGTGGCGGCTGTACAGACAAGCCTAGTGGGGAGCAAGTTTTGTGGAGAAGCACCTTGTGGATTTTCGGATTCTAAAACCAGTTCGAAAGATGCAGAGGAGCGTTCAGCATCCATGCTGAAGCTTTTGATTGTAGTTGTGCTCTGTATAATCTTTATGGGTGTAGAAGTTGTTGGAGGTATGAAGGCCAACAGCCTTGCTGTATTGACCGATGCAGCTCATCTCTTGTCGGATGTTGCAGCATTTGCAATATCGTTGTTCTCTATATGGGCTTCGGGGTGGGAGGCGACTCCACGTCAGTCTTATGGTTTCTTCAGGATTGAGATACTTGGTGCCCTTGTTTCCATTCAGTTGATATGGCTTCTCGCTGGAATCCTTGTGTACGAAGCTATTGTTAGACTTATTCATGAAAATGGCCAAGTTCAAGGATTTCTTATGTTTGTCGTTTCTGCAATTGGTTTAGCTGTTAATATCGCCATGGCATTCTTTCTGGGTCATGATCACGGTCATGGTCACAACCATGGACACGATCACAGTCATGGGCATGATGCTAAACATCATCAGCATCATCATGGGGGTGACTTCAAACACAGAGATGAGCATCTTCATTCCCATGAAACAGATCGCACTGAGCCTTTGCTAAGCACTTGTTCAGAAGAACATAAACCGAAGGATGGTCCGAAACAGAAGAAACAACGGAACATCAACGTGCAGGGGGCTTATCTACATGTACTTGGGGATTCCATTCAAAGTGTTGGGGTGATGATTGGCGGGGCAATCATATGGTATAAGCCTGAGTGGAAGATTATTGATTTGATATGCACCCTAGCTTTCTCTGCTATTGTGTTGGGCACAACATTCAGGATGTTGCGAAACATTTTAGAGATTCTGATGGAGAGCACACCTAGAGAGGTTGATGCCACGAGGCTTGAGAAGGGGCTTTGTGAGATGGAAGAGGTTGTTGCCATCCATGAACTGCACATTTGGGCTATAACAGTTGGGAAAGTGTTATTGGCCTGCCATGTCAAAATCAAGCCTGAAGCTGATGCTGACATGGTATTAGAAAATGTTGTAGACTATATTAAGAGAGAATACAACATCAGTCATGTGACTATTCAGATTGAGCGGGAGTGTAGAAAGAGTTGA
- the LOC102623636 gene encoding metal tolerance protein A2 isoform X2 codes for MTFSLMEVQNSEHSHVIDVCGDVAAVQTSLVGSKFCGEAPCGFSDSKTSSKDAEERSASMLKLLIVVVLCIIFMGVEVVGGMKANSLAVLTDAAHLLSDVAAFAISLFSIWASGWEATPRQSYGFFRIEILGALVSIQLIWLLAGILVYEAIVRLIHENGQVQGFLMFVVSAIGLAVNIAMAFFLGHDHGHGHNHGHDHSHGHDAKHHQHHHGGDFKHRDEHLHSHETDRTEPLLSTCSEEHKPKDGPKQKKQRNINVQGAYLHVLGDSIQSVGVMIGGAIIWYKPEWKIIDLICTLAFSAIVLGTTFRMLRNILEILMESTPREVDATRLEKGLCEMEEVVAIHELHIWAITVGKVLLACHVKIKPEADADMVLENVVDYIKREYNISHVTIQIERECRKS; via the exons ATGACCTTCTCATTG ATGGAAGTGCAAAACTCTGAACACTCGCATGTAATTGACGTATGTGGTGATGTGGCGGCTGTACAGACAAGCCTAGTGGGGAGCAAGTTTTGTGGAGAAGCACCTTGTGGATTTTCGGATTCTAAAACCAGTTCGAAAGATGCAGAGGAGCGTTCAGCATCCATGCTGAAGCTTTTGATTGTAGTTGTGCTCTGTATAATCTTTATGGGTGTAGAAGTTGTTGGAGGTATGAAGGCCAACAGCCTTGCTGTATTGACCGATGCAGCTCATCTCTTGTCGGATGTTGCAGCATTTGCAATATCGTTGTTCTCTATATGGGCTTCGGGGTGGGAGGCGACTCCACGTCAGTCTTATGGTTTCTTCAGGATTGAGATACTTGGTGCCCTTGTTTCCATTCAGTTGATATGGCTTCTCGCTGGAATCCTTGTGTACGAAGCTATTGTTAGACTTATTCATGAAAATGGCCAAGTTCAAGGATTTCTTATGTTTGTCGTTTCTGCAATTGGTTTAGCTGTTAATATCGCCATGGCATTCTTTCTGGGTCATGATCACGGTCATGGTCACAACCATGGACACGATCACAGTCATGGGCATGATGCTAAACATCATCAGCATCATCATGGGGGTGACTTCAAACACAGAGATGAGCATCTTCATTCCCATGAAACAGATCGCACTGAGCCTTTGCTAAGCACTTGTTCAGAAGAACATAAACCGAAGGATGGTCCGAAACAGAAGAAACAACGGAACATCAACGTGCAGGGGGCTTATCTACATGTACTTGGGGATTCCATTCAAAGTGTTGGGGTGATGATTGGCGGGGCAATCATATGGTATAAGCCTGAGTGGAAGATTATTGATTTGATATGCACCCTAGCTTTCTCTGCTATTGTGTTGGGCACAACATTCAGGATGTTGCGAAACATTTTAGAGATTCTGATGGAGAGCACACCTAGAGAGGTTGATGCCACGAGGCTTGAGAAGGGGCTTTGTGAGATGGAAGAGGTTGTTGCCATCCATGAACTGCACATTTGGGCTATAACAGTTGGGAAAGTGTTATTGGCCTGCCATGTCAAAATCAAGCCTGAAGCTGATGCTGACATGGTATTAGAAAATGTTGTAGACTATATTAAGAGAGAATACAACATCAGTCATGTGACTATTCAGATTGAGCGGGAGTGTAGAAAGAGTTGA